TTTGGAATTAAATTTGTATGCAAAACCCTAAAAAAAGACATGTTAGTCTATAGGAGCATTGAACAATTTTAGATAACAAACTAAAATGCTTACATGTTTATTTTAGATATATTGCATAACACCGTCATCGTTTAACAAATCCAAAAAGCCATGCATTCAATTGTGCAAATCGTACAATGAATTGTGATTAAATTATGTCAAAGAACAGGGAGGGAGAATAGGATCCAGTAAAAATACCCACATAAAATAATTAAAGGGAAAAAGGTTAAAATTTAACCTTTTTCCCTTTAGCTATACTTTCTTTAAATCTACAAATATTTTCGATGAACGCCTTTTCCATCATATGAAAACAACATTCTTCGATCTTCAATCATCGTTTCAATGTGAACCGGTCTTCCCCATAATTGTTGAATATATGGTAATACTTTCTCAAGATATTTGACATCTAATTCTACATCTTCATACCAATGCTTTAAATAAAGTTCACCATTCTTCAAATAGTCCCCATCATTGACAGTAATGTATGGGAAACCTCCATTTACACGCATATTAACCAACTGATCACGAACATGTTCCCATGTTTTATCAACAATTTTATAATCCCTTCCTTGTTTCTGAAAAAGATACATATCTTCTCTCATTACAAGGTCTTTGTTTAAATAGTTCCGCAAAAACGATATATCTGATTCAACTTCGCGGACTTCAAACATCTTCTCTCGGCCAGAACCAGGCGAAACCCCTCTTCTGATCATATCCTCTGTTGGGTTATTATACCGCTCCTCAATATCCTCAAAAATTTTAATACCTAGGTAATAGGGATTGATTCCTGTTTTTGATGGCTGCACAACTCCGGCATTTAATTTTGCAAACTCAATTGCTTCACCACTAGTTAGGTCCATTTCTCTGATTATTCGTTGGTGCCAATAAGAAGCCCAACCCTCATTCATAATTTTCGTTTCAAGCTGCGGCCAAAAGTAAAGCATTTCTTCACGCATCATCGTTAAAATATCTCGCTGCCAATCGGTTAGCTCTCTGCTATATGTTTCAATAAACAATAATAAATCCTTTTCAGGTCTTGGAGGAAATTGTTTTTTTCTTGGCTGAGCCGGCTGCTTTTTGTCCTTATCATCTAACTTCCACAGATCATCGTATGGAGAGGCTGATTGTTGGACTTCTTCATCTTCAACATCATCTTCAAGTGACCAAGAAAGTTTAGGTCTCATCAGTGAAGGGTCAATATGTTCATCAATTGCAAGTACGGCGTCTAGAAATGTCTCAACTTCCTTTTTCCCAAATTGAATTTCATAACGGCGAATTCTTTCAGCTGTAGCTGCCATGCTTTCAACCATATCCCGCTTCGTATTTTGGAAACGGACATTATTCTTAAAGAAATCACAATGAGCAAGTACGTGAGCGACGATTAATTTGTTTTGAATGAGCGAATTGGAATCCAATAAGAAGGCATAACAAGGATTTGAATTAATAACAAGTTCATATATTTTACTTAGACCTAAATCATAATGAAGCTTCATCTTATGAAATTGCTTCCCAAAACTCCAGTGTGAAAATCTGGTAGGCATTCCATAGGCACCAAATGTGTAAATGATTTCTGCTGGGCAAATTTCATATCGCATTGGATAAAAATCTAAACCAAAGCCTCGTGCAATTTCGGTAATCTCACTAATTGCATATTCAAGAGCTTTGCGATCGTCCCCATTCATCGCCATTCCCCCTTTTCCTCTTAACACAATGTATGAAGAAAATCTGGGAATGATGAAACAAGATGTTAAAAACAACAAGTCTATCTGCTTATTTTGGCTTTTTTCAAATTCTTTGCTTCTTCTGCAAGGGTGAGTCCCACATATTTATTTCTTTCCCATTCGGTCTCAAAGAGTGACAGCGGCGGGGATGTTTCTCCAACAAGTGGACTAATTTCGATGGTTATTGCCGGACGATGATAGTGAGTGATAAACCAATCGGTAAATCCTCCTCCTGTGGCATGTTTAGGCGGCTTACCAAGCTTATATCCGGTCAATTTTGACACCTTTTTAGCAATTTGTTTATCACGATGAAGATGTTTGCCATTCTGATATTTCCAAAAAACCTCTTCACCCGAGGAATGATATGCCACTGCAATCTCTGGATTGATTTCGCGAATGAATTGTGTTAATGCCCTTACCTCTTTAGCTTCTAGGGGTTTCCTGCCTTTGAAAAATTGATAAGAAGGGGAATCAGGTTGTTGTTTTAACTTTTTCCATCCAGCAGGATATTGCCTGTTCAAATCAACCCCTAGCCCGTTTGCTTTCCACCTTTCAAAATTGTCTAATCCTTCATTCATGGATAATAGATGTTTTTGGTGATCA
This genomic stretch from Neobacillus niacini harbors:
- a CDS encoding SpoVR family protein codes for the protein MNGDDRKALEYAISEITEIARGFGLDFYPMRYEICPAEIIYTFGAYGMPTRFSHWSFGKQFHKMKLHYDLGLSKIYELVINSNPCYAFLLDSNSLIQNKLIVAHVLAHCDFFKNNVRFQNTKRDMVESMAATAERIRRYEIQFGKKEVETFLDAVLAIDEHIDPSLMRPKLSWSLEDDVEDEEVQQSASPYDDLWKLDDKDKKQPAQPRKKQFPPRPEKDLLLFIETYSRELTDWQRDILTMMREEMLYFWPQLETKIMNEGWASYWHQRIIREMDLTSGEAIEFAKLNAGVVQPSKTGINPYYLGIKIFEDIEERYNNPTEDMIRRGVSPGSGREKMFEVREVESDISFLRNYLNKDLVMREDMYLFQKQGRDYKIVDKTWEHVRDQLVNMRVNGGFPYITVNDGDYLKNGELYLKHWYEDVELDVKYLEKVLPYIQQLWGRPVHIETMIEDRRMLFSYDGKGVHRKYL
- a CDS encoding M14 family zinc carboxypeptidase, whose product is MKKLLLILMYLFLQFEPGSKVKAVETTRPYSYGILKQDISKIHHTYKEVEVKEIGKTHFGRTIYAIKLGQGKRSIVLIGAHHGREWMTTMLLMKKLEGYAKAFQDQTNFGSLSTDILNDISIWFIPMLNPDGVTIQQNTLNKFPYDHQKHLLSMNEGLDNFERWKANGLGVDLNRQYPAGWKKLKQQPDSPSYQFFKGRKPLEAKEVRALTQFIREINPEIAVAYHSSGEEVFWKYQNGKHLHRDKQIAKKVSKLTGYKLGKPPKHATGGGFTDWFITHYHRPAITIEISPLVGETSPPLSLFETEWERNKYVGLTLAEEAKNLKKAKISR